The following DNA comes from Bacillota bacterium.
CTATCTTGTCAGAGTCTAAGGGTTTTATCTCTCCACCCTGGAGCTGATCTGTTCCCAGTCCGCCTTTAAGTATGCCATAGCCCCTGGTTCGAAACAAGCTACCGACAGGAAAAAAACTGAAGCAACCGGGGGCCAAACAAAAAAACGCCCGTAGCGACCGCAGCCATGGCCGTTACCAATACAGCGGCTGCAGCTACGTCCTTGGCCCGCTTGGCCAGGGGGTGGTAGCACGGCTCATGCAGATCGATCACTGCTTCGATAGCAGTATTAATAAGTTCAGCCGTGATTACCAAGGCAATAGTCAATACAATCAGTGCCCGCTCGATAAAAGTAAGCGCTAATACATGGGTCAATAGCAAAACCGCCACTGCGGCTACACTATGTCGGCGAATATTGCCCTGGGTCTGCCAGGCCCAGCATAAACCGGCCCAGGCAAAACGCAGGCTTTCCGAAAAAGGGCGGCGAGCCACTTGAGCCACCTCTTCCTTAACGACTTAACCCTAAGGCAGTCAGAATCGCTTCCTGTCTGGTTCGCATTCGTTCCTCCTCGATGCGCGTCTGATGATCATAACCCAGTAGATGTAATATGCCGTGGGTGAGAAGAAAAGCCAGCTCCCGTTCGGCACTGTTACCATACTCTTTAGCCTGCAGCACAGCCCGCTCGACTGAAATCACCACATCTCCCAGCAGTTCTTGGTCTACCGGTAGGGGTAGATGATCATCCCCCTCGCGCAAAGCAAACGACAGCACATCGGTGGGGGCGTTGATCCCGCGCCAGATTCTGTTTAGCTCCTGAATGCCGGTGTCATCCACCAACAACACACTCAATTCAGCTTCGGCCGCTCCCTCCTGCTTTAGTGTTTCTTCCCCGGCCTGCTTGAGCAATTGCAGCCACTTAGGAGCTACTGCCAAGTCTTTTCCATCTACGCTGATTACAACAGGCATATCAGCCAGCCCCCTCGCTCAAATCCCTTTCTCCTTGTCTGGATATGGTACCCGGTGATGATAGACACCGGTTAAAACCTTGGCAAAGACTGCTGCCGCCCGATCCAAGTCCCTTAGGGTCAAATCGCTTTGATCCAACTGCCCATCATCCAAGCGATCCTTGATTACTTTTCTAATCAGACCTTCTATTTTACCGGGCGTGGGATCGGAAAGAGACCGTACAGCCGCCTCTACCACGTCAGCCAACATCACCAAAGCTGCTTCTTTGGTTTGTGGTATGGGGCCGTCGTAGCGAAAGCTGTCTTCCGGTACAGTGCCCTCGGCACCGGCAGCAGCTCGGCTGTAAAAATACGAAACCAGTGTGGTCCCGTGGTGTTGCCTGATGATATCTCTAATGGCCAGGGGTAACTTGTATTCACGGGCCAGCTCCAACCCTTCCTTGATATGAGAAGTAATAACCAGAGTGGACAGGCTGGGGCTCATTTTGTCATGAGGGTTAGAAGCCAGCAACTGGTTCTCAATAAAAAACTCAGGGCGTTTTATCTTGCCCACATCGTGATAGTAGCTGGCCACCCTGACCAGCAGAGCATCGGCACCCACAGCATCGGCTGCCGTCTCAGCCAGATTGCCCACTAGAATACTGTGGTGATATGTGCCCGGTGCCTCCAGCAGCACCCGCTTCAGCAAGGGGTGATTGGGGTTGGCAAGCTCCAACAACCGCACTGGAGTGGTAATGCCAAAAGCGCTCTCGATAAAAGGTAACAGGCCGATAGCCAGCACCGCTGCCAGCAGGCCGTTTATGATACCGGCAAAGCTATCTACTAGCAATTCCAACGGTTTAGAGGCGGCGATCAGCCCCAACGCCCAGGCCACACAAAGATTTGCTCCGCTGACAAACAATCCGGCGCGAGCCAGATCGCTGCGCTGGCTGACTTTTTGCACTGCTAAGATACCGGCCAAGCTACCGACAACCGCTTCCACGGCTAAACCAAGTTCGGAACCGGCCATAATAGCAGACAAAAGAGCCAGCTCGGCCGCTGCAAGCACAGCTAGCCGACTATCTAACAAGATAGCCACCAACAGGGGCCCGGCCGCAGCCGGGAAAAACTTGGCGGCGGCATCCACCGGTATCAGCAAGAATATCCTTCCTAAAGCCAGCGTTCCCACCGCCACTGACGCTAACAGCAGCAACAGTTTATAACTTTCTAAGACCCTCGGGGTCAAAAACTGCAGATAGGCAGATGTGAGCAGCATCAAGAAGCCCACCACCAGGGCTACACCCAATACCGCTGTCCAATGCGTACGCTGATGCAACAGATCCAGCGCCTTTAGCATCTGTAAATGTTCGGTGGTAATAGGATCGCCTTCGCGAACGATCACTGTGTTTTGCCAAACGGTTTTCTCCACTGGCTGAATGCTATCACGAGCTTCTTGTCGGCGCCGCTCGGTAGCTTCATGGTTATAAACCAGATTCGGTTGAAGAGCAGCATCACCCATAACATGTAAGATCTGCTTAAAACCGGCTGATCCGCTATCTTCTTCTATCTTTTCCACTAATGTCGCCTTTACCAGGGGCAAATCCGTTTGCCGCACGCCTTTGTCCATCAGAGAGCGCACCAGCTCCGGTGCCCTTGATTTTAGGTTGGAGAATTCTTCTTCGCTAAGATCGAGCATAGCCGCTTGAATGTCCACCGGTAGGGGGAGCTGAAGATCCAACCCTAATTGCTCCAGCTTCTCTTCCCGGGTCAGGGATGCATTGCGTACTCTGTCCGCTCTTTCGAAAGCTGTTTCCAAGCTCTCCAGCGATTCCTGTAATACACTGATATCAGGATCATAGACAGGCTCCACTAATTCCGCCACATTGGCCCTAAGCTGCTCGGTCTTCTCTTCTTCCTCGTACTTCACTGTCTTGTGGGCCGTGATCTTGCGTGGGGCCGGCTGACCAACCGTAAGCTGTAGTTGTCGGGGCACCCACTGCAGACTAACCAGTAAAGTAAGTAGTAGAAAAGTGACGGCTACTAGGGTTAGACGCCGCCCAAATTCAGGGGAAATCAGAACTGGGAATCTTGAGTGTTGGCGTTGCTGCATAAAGGGCAGCCCCATGCCTTATTCCTCCTCGCCTGTAGCCGGGCCCTGGTGCTCCTTTTCCTTCTCCCAAGTCTCGTAGGCGGCGATAATCCGCTGTACCAACTCGTGCCGGACCACATCCCGGTGACTGAAGTAGACAAAGTCGATTCCTTTTACGTCTTTTAGGACAAAGCGCACTTCTTCCAGACCGGAAAAGCAGCCGCGCGGCAGATCCACTTGAGTAATGTCACCGGTAATCACAGCCTTAGAGCCAAAACCCAATCGGGTCAAAAACATCTTCATTTGTTCCGGGGTAGTGTTTTGCGCTTCGTCCAGCAAGATAAAAGCATCGTCCAACGTTCGCCCACGCATGTAAGCCAGTGGCGCAATCTCAATAATGCCGCGGTCAGCGTACTTTTGATACGTATCCATTCCTAAGAAGTCGTATAGAGCATCATGCAAGGGGCGCAGATAAGGATCTACTTTTTCCTGCAGGTCGCCGGGTAAAAATCCTAGTTTCTCCCCTGCTTCCACTGCCGGCCGCGTAAGCACAATGCGGCTAATTTCGCGACTGCGAAGAGCTTTCACCGCCATAGCCATGGCCAAGTAGGTTTTGCCCGTTCCCGCCGGTCCGATACTAAACACAATGTCATACTTGTTGATAGCCTCGATATATCGCTTTTGCCCTACTGTTTTGGGTTTCACGGCTTTGCCGCGATGGGTGACCAAAATAGTGTCTTCCTCAGCAGGATCCAAAACCGTCCCTTGACCACGCTTGATCATACTGGCTGTAAACTGCACATCCTGAGGGGTAATCAAATTCCCTTCCAGGGCCAATGTCTTCAGTTGCTCCAATACTTGGGTGGCCTGCTCCACCGGTTCTGCAGCCCCTATTATAGTAACTTCCGTACCTCTAGGCACCAGTCGGATCGGAAACTCACGTTCCAAGCAGCGTAAATTAGCGTCGAATTGACCGAACAAGCGCATCGCCTTGTCATGGTCGGTCATTGCTACCTTTCTCTCTAATTGTTCCCCCAATACCAATTCCTCCTTCACCTGTCCGGGGGTAATAAGGTATCGGCACAGCAATATCTTCCACCGCTTCTATTCTCACCCACAC
Coding sequences within:
- a CDS encoding diacylglycerol kinase family protein yields the protein MARRPFSESLRFAWAGLCWAWQTQGNIRRHSVAAVAVLLLTHVLALTFIERALIVLTIALVITAELINTAIEAVIDLHEPCYHPLAKRAKDVAAAAVLVTAMAAVATGVFLFGPRLLQFFSCR
- a CDS encoding HDIG domain-containing protein, giving the protein MGLPFMQQRQHSRFPVLISPEFGRRLTLVAVTFLLLTLLVSLQWVPRQLQLTVGQPAPRKITAHKTVKYEEEEKTEQLRANVAELVEPVYDPDISVLQESLESLETAFERADRVRNASLTREEKLEQLGLDLQLPLPVDIQAAMLDLSEEEFSNLKSRAPELVRSLMDKGVRQTDLPLVKATLVEKIEEDSGSAGFKQILHVMGDAALQPNLVYNHEATERRRQEARDSIQPVEKTVWQNTVIVREGDPITTEHLQMLKALDLLHQRTHWTAVLGVALVVGFLMLLTSAYLQFLTPRVLESYKLLLLLASVAVGTLALGRIFLLIPVDAAAKFFPAAAGPLLVAILLDSRLAVLAAAELALLSAIMAGSELGLAVEAVVGSLAGILAVQKVSQRSDLARAGLFVSGANLCVAWALGLIAASKPLELLVDSFAGIINGLLAAVLAIGLLPFIESAFGITTPVRLLELANPNHPLLKRVLLEAPGTYHHSILVGNLAETAADAVGADALLVRVASYYHDVGKIKRPEFFIENQLLASNPHDKMSPSLSTLVITSHIKEGLELAREYKLPLAIRDIIRQHHGTTLVSYFYSRAAAGAEGTVPEDSFRYDGPIPQTKEAALVMLADVVEAAVRSLSDPTPGKIEGLIRKVIKDRLDDGQLDQSDLTLRDLDRAAAVFAKVLTGVYHHRVPYPDKEKGI
- a CDS encoding PhoH family protein yields the protein MTDHDKAMRLFGQFDANLRCLEREFPIRLVPRGTEVTIIGAAEPVEQATQVLEQLKTLALEGNLITPQDVQFTASMIKRGQGTVLDPAEEDTILVTHRGKAVKPKTVGQKRYIEAINKYDIVFSIGPAGTGKTYLAMAMAVKALRSREISRIVLTRPAVEAGEKLGFLPGDLQEKVDPYLRPLHDALYDFLGMDTYQKYADRGIIEIAPLAYMRGRTLDDAFILLDEAQNTTPEQMKMFLTRLGFGSKAVITGDITQVDLPRGCFSGLEEVRFVLKDVKGIDFVYFSHRDVVRHELVQRIIAAYETWEKEKEHQGPATGEEE
- the ybeY gene encoding rRNA maturation RNase YbeY, producing the protein MPVVISVDGKDLAVAPKWLQLLKQAGEETLKQEGAAEAELSVLLVDDTGIQELNRIWRGINAPTDVLSFALREGDDHLPLPVDQELLGDVVISVERAVLQAKEYGNSAERELAFLLTHGILHLLGYDHQTRIEEERMRTRQEAILTALGLSR